Proteins from a genomic interval of Vicinamibacterales bacterium:
- the hypF gene encoding carbamoyltransferase HypF, translating into MRERLRLAVRGAVQGVGFRPFVFRLAEELAVSGWVRNSTLGVSIEVEGRRPVLDLFRARLATELPPRAVIHSLEASWLDAVGHPAFQILDSVRDGAISALVLPDLAMCDDCRREILDPANRRYRYPFTNCTNCGPRFSIIESLPYDRANTSMRHFTMCGACRREYHDPHDRRFHAQPNACPHCGPRLAAWDVTGKVIAEQDAALRAASAAIRAGAIVAVKGLGGFHLMCDAGNDAAIGHLRKRKHRDEKPFAVMCSDLAAVRRHCLVADAEARLLTSPESPIVLLARRADAADGLAPSVAPGNPNLGVMLPYTPLHELLVGDVGGPVVATSGNQSDEPICTDEQNAIERLATIADLFLVHDRPIARHVDDSIVRIVLDRELVLRRARGYAPLPIPIKQLSPPVLAVGAHLKNTVALASGTDIIVSQHIGDLESAEASAAFVKVLTDLPHLYEVAPVAVVADLHPDYRSTRHAASLGLPVSHVQHHVAHVAACMAENELDGPALGVAWDGTGYGLDGTVWGGEFFAVNGGSFTRVACLRPFQLPGGDRAIKEPRRSALGALHAIASEIAIVGPSLTAGAFSPSEQALLIDAMARGVNAPVTTSAGRLFDAVASIAGLRQRTSFEGQAAMDLEFAITPGVHDAYPFTLSEEGSQYALGSWQAPRLVIDWAPMVRAVLDDAAGEVAVGVIAARAHNTMVEMIVATALFFEQAAVVLSGGCFQNRYLIEQTVTRLRRAGFRPYWHQRIPTNDGGIALGQIAAYLRAKESLSCASPFPDASSRLTAPTLCFAAAGLTSPAS; encoded by the coding sequence ATGCGTGAACGCCTGCGGCTCGCGGTGCGCGGCGCCGTGCAGGGGGTGGGCTTCCGGCCGTTCGTGTTCCGGCTGGCCGAGGAACTCGCGGTCAGCGGCTGGGTCCGCAACTCGACGCTCGGGGTGAGCATCGAGGTCGAGGGCCGCCGCCCGGTGCTGGATTTGTTCCGCGCCCGCCTCGCCACCGAGCTGCCGCCCCGCGCCGTGATTCACAGTCTCGAGGCGTCGTGGCTGGACGCGGTCGGTCACCCCGCCTTCCAGATTCTCGACAGCGTTCGCGACGGCGCGATCTCGGCGCTGGTGCTGCCGGACCTCGCCATGTGCGACGACTGCCGTCGCGAGATCCTCGATCCCGCCAACCGGCGTTACCGCTATCCGTTCACCAACTGCACCAACTGCGGACCGCGCTTCAGCATCATCGAGTCGCTGCCCTACGACCGCGCCAACACCTCGATGCGGCACTTCACCATGTGCGGGGCCTGCCGGCGCGAGTACCACGACCCCCACGACCGCCGGTTTCACGCGCAGCCCAACGCCTGCCCGCACTGCGGCCCGCGCCTGGCGGCGTGGGATGTCACCGGCAAGGTGATCGCCGAGCAGGACGCCGCGCTGCGCGCGGCGTCCGCCGCCATCCGCGCCGGCGCCATCGTCGCCGTCAAGGGACTGGGCGGATTTCATTTGATGTGCGACGCCGGCAACGACGCCGCGATCGGGCACCTGCGGAAGCGCAAGCACCGCGACGAGAAGCCGTTCGCGGTGATGTGCTCCGACCTGGCGGCCGTCCGCCGTCACTGCCTCGTGGCGGATGCGGAAGCGCGCCTGCTGACGTCGCCGGAATCGCCTATCGTGTTGCTGGCCAGGCGCGCGGATGCCGCGGACGGCCTGGCGCCGTCGGTGGCCCCCGGCAATCCCAACCTGGGCGTCATGCTCCCTTACACGCCGCTGCACGAGTTGCTGGTGGGCGACGTTGGCGGGCCGGTCGTGGCCACCAGCGGCAATCAATCCGATGAGCCGATTTGCACCGACGAGCAGAACGCCATCGAGCGGCTGGCGACCATCGCCGACCTGTTCCTGGTCCACGATCGGCCCATCGCCCGTCACGTCGACGACTCGATCGTGCGCATCGTGCTCGACCGCGAGCTGGTGCTGCGGCGGGCGCGCGGGTATGCGCCGCTGCCGATCCCGATCAAGCAACTGTCACCACCGGTGCTGGCGGTGGGCGCGCACCTGAAGAACACGGTGGCGCTGGCCTCGGGCACGGACATCATCGTCAGCCAGCACATCGGCGACCTCGAATCGGCCGAGGCGAGCGCGGCTTTCGTCAAGGTGCTTACCGACCTCCCGCACTTGTACGAAGTCGCGCCCGTCGCGGTCGTCGCCGACCTGCATCCCGATTACCGTTCGACCAGGCACGCCGCCTCGCTCGGCTTGCCGGTGTCGCACGTGCAGCATCACGTCGCCCACGTCGCGGCGTGCATGGCCGAGAACGAACTGGACGGCCCGGCGCTCGGCGTGGCGTGGGACGGCACCGGCTACGGCCTGGACGGCACGGTGTGGGGCGGCGAGTTCTTCGCGGTCAACGGCGGGTCGTTCACGCGCGTCGCCTGCCTGCGGCCATTCCAGCTGCCCGGCGGTGATCGCGCGATCAAGGAACCGCGGCGGTCGGCCCTTGGCGCGCTGCATGCGATTGCCAGCGAGATCGCCATCGTCGGCCCGTCGCTGACCGCGGGCGCGTTCAGCCCGAGCGAACAGGCGTTGCTCATCGACGCGATGGCGCGCGGTGTGAACGCACCGGTCACCACCAGCGCCGGCCGGCTGTTCGACGCCGTCGCCTCGATCGCCGGCCTGCGCCAGCGCACGAGCTTCGAGGGGCAGGCGGCGATGGACCTCGAGTTCGCCATCACTCCGGGCGTCCACGACGCCTACCCCTTCACGCTGTCGGAAGAGGGCAGCCAGTACGCCCTTGGTTCGTGGCAGGCGCCGCGGCTGGTGATCGACTGGGCGCCGATGGTGCGCGCGGTCCTCGACGACGCCGCCGGCGAGGTGGCCGTTGGCGTGATCGCCGCCCGCGCCCACAACACCATGGTCGAGATGATCGTGGCCACCGCGTTGTTCTTCGAGCAGGCGGCCGTGGTCTTGAGCGGCGGATGCTTTCAGAACCGCTACCTGATCGAGCAGACCGTGACCAGATTGCGGCGGGCGGGATTCCGGCCGTACTGGCACCAGCGCATTCCCACCAACGACGGCGGCATCGCGCTGGGACAGATCGCCGCTTACCTTCGCGCCAAGGAGAGCCTTTCATGTGCCTCGCCATTCCCGGACGCATCCTCACGATTGACGGCGCCGACCCTGTGCTTCGCAGCGGCCGGGTTGACTTCGCCGGCGTCGTGA
- a CDS encoding HypC/HybG/HupF family hydrogenase formation chaperone translates to MCLAIPGRILTIDGADPVLRSGRVDFAGVVKRVNLSYVPDAAVGDFVLVHVGFAISTVDEAEARQVFRYLREMGELAELEDGEPS, encoded by the coding sequence ATGTGCCTCGCCATTCCCGGACGCATCCTCACGATTGACGGCGCCGACCCTGTGCTTCGCAGCGGCCGGGTTGACTTCGCCGGCGTCGTGAAGCGCGTCAACCTGAGCTACGTGCCCGACGCCGCGGTCGGCGACTTCGTGCTGGTGCACGTCGGTTTCGCCATTTCAACGGTGGACGAAGCCGAGGCGCGGCAGGTCTTCCGCTACCTCCGGGAAATGGGCGAGCTGGCCGAACTCGAAGACGGAGAGCCGTCATGA
- the hypD gene encoding hydrogenase formation protein HypD, translating to MKFIDEYRDPEAAAGYARALRRITTRPWTLMEVCGGQTHAIVKFGVDELLPPEVELVHGPGCPVCVTPLELIEKAIEIASMPGVIFCSFGDMLRVPGGAHDLLTVKARGGDVRIVYSPLDAVTIARDHPDREVVFFAVGFETTAPANAMAVFQAAQLGLKNFSLLVSHVLVPPAMEAILSSPKSRVQGFLAAGHVCSVMGYTEYEPLAARYRVPIVVTGFEPLDILQGVYMCVKQLEEGRAEVENQYARAVRRDGNVPAQLLMREVFRIVPRKWRGVGEIPASGLGLAEPYAAFDAELRFGVADHTADEPTECCSGQIMQGLMKPHECPAFGTRCTPEHPLGATMVSSEGACAAYYRYRRLKVPPQEKVVVRGN from the coding sequence ATGAAGTTCATCGACGAGTATCGCGACCCCGAAGCCGCCGCCGGCTACGCCCGCGCCTTGCGCCGCATCACGACGCGGCCGTGGACGCTGATGGAAGTGTGCGGCGGGCAGACCCATGCGATCGTCAAGTTCGGCGTCGATGAGCTGCTGCCGCCGGAGGTGGAGCTGGTCCACGGGCCCGGCTGTCCGGTGTGCGTCACGCCCCTCGAGCTGATCGAGAAGGCGATCGAGATCGCGTCGATGCCCGGGGTGATCTTCTGTTCGTTCGGCGACATGCTGCGCGTGCCGGGCGGCGCCCACGATCTGTTGACGGTCAAGGCCCGCGGCGGCGACGTGCGCATTGTCTACTCGCCGCTCGACGCCGTGACGATCGCGCGCGACCACCCCGATCGCGAGGTGGTGTTCTTCGCGGTGGGCTTCGAGACCACGGCACCGGCCAACGCGATGGCCGTGTTCCAGGCCGCGCAGCTCGGCCTGAAGAACTTCTCGCTGCTGGTGTCGCACGTGCTGGTGCCGCCGGCGATGGAGGCGATCCTGTCGTCGCCGAAGAGCCGCGTGCAGGGGTTCCTCGCCGCCGGACACGTGTGCAGCGTGATGGGCTACACCGAGTACGAGCCGCTGGCCGCCCGCTATCGCGTGCCGATCGTGGTCACCGGCTTCGAGCCGCTCGACATCCTGCAAGGCGTCTACATGTGCGTCAAACAGCTCGAGGAAGGGCGCGCCGAAGTGGAGAACCAGTACGCCCGCGCGGTGCGGCGCGACGGCAACGTGCCGGCGCAGTTGCTGATGCGAGAGGTCTTCCGCATCGTGCCGCGCAAGTGGCGCGGCGTCGGCGAGATTCCCGCCAGCGGGCTCGGCCTGGCCGAGCCGTACGCCGCGTTCGATGCCGAGCTGCGGTTCGGCGTGGCGGACCACACCGCCGACGAGCCGACCGAATGTTGCAGCGGCCAGATCATGCAGGGGCTGATGAAGCCGCACGAGTGCCCGGCCTTCGGCACGCGATGCACGCCCGAGCATCCGCTGGGCGCCACCATGGTGTCGTCGGAAGGCGCCTGCGCCGCGTATTATCGCTACCGGCGCCTGAAAGTGCCGCCGCAGGAAAAGGTGGTGGTCCGTGGCAATTGA
- the hypE gene encoding hydrogenase expression/formation protein HypE, with product MAIDLVGGLTCAVPIGDHTHVLLAHGGGGRLTNQLIDGLFLPAFGNPAAHAHHDGAHLHLGGARLAFTTDSYVVRPMFFPGGDIGTLAINGTVNDLAMCGARPQFLSVGFVIEEGLPMDSLRRIVASMKAAAEAAGVTVVTGDTKVVDRGKGDGVYVNTAGVGLIEYDGLIAPASVRPDDVVLLSGDIGRHGMAVMAAREGLQFESDIESDCAPLAAPVLALIEAGVTIHCLRDLTRGGVASATVEIAESTGLHIRLSEQAIPIREDVRGACEILGFDPLYVANEGRFIAFVPAAEADRALDILRRHAVSRDAIAIGTVSAEPRALVTLKSRIGATRVVDMLSGEQLPRIC from the coding sequence GTGGCAATTGACCTCGTGGGGGGGCTGACCTGTGCGGTCCCGATCGGCGATCACACGCACGTGCTGCTGGCCCACGGCGGCGGCGGCCGCCTGACCAACCAGCTGATCGACGGGCTGTTTCTGCCCGCCTTCGGCAATCCCGCGGCGCACGCGCACCATGACGGCGCGCACCTGCACCTGGGCGGCGCCCGCCTGGCCTTCACCACTGACTCCTACGTCGTGCGGCCGATGTTCTTTCCCGGCGGCGACATCGGCACGCTGGCGATCAACGGCACGGTAAATGACCTGGCGATGTGCGGCGCCCGCCCGCAATTCCTGAGCGTCGGCTTCGTCATCGAGGAAGGGCTGCCGATGGACAGCCTGCGGCGGATCGTGGCATCGATGAAGGCGGCGGCCGAGGCCGCCGGCGTGACGGTGGTGACCGGCGACACCAAGGTGGTGGACCGCGGCAAGGGCGACGGGGTCTACGTGAACACCGCCGGCGTCGGCCTCATCGAGTACGACGGCCTGATCGCGCCGGCGAGCGTCCGCCCGGACGATGTGGTGCTGCTGTCGGGGGATATCGGGCGTCACGGCATGGCCGTGATGGCCGCGCGTGAGGGCCTGCAATTCGAGTCGGACATCGAGAGCGATTGCGCGCCGCTGGCCGCGCCGGTGCTGGCCTTGATCGAGGCGGGCGTCACGATCCATTGCCTCAGGGATTTGACGCGAGGCGGCGTCGCCAGCGCCACCGTTGAAATCGCCGAGTCCACCGGCCTGCACATCCGGCTGTCGGAGCAGGCCATCCCGATCCGGGAAGACGTGCGCGGCGCGTGCGAGATTCTCGGCTTTGACCCGTTATACGTCGCCAACGAAGGCCGTTTCATTGCCTTCGTGCCGGCCGCCGAGGCCGACCGCGCGCTCGACATCCTGCGGCGTCACGCGGTGAGCCGCGACGCGATCGCGATTGGCACGGTGTCGGCAGAACCACGCGCCCTGGTCACGCTCAAGAGCCGCATTGGCGCAACCAGGGTGGTGGACATGCTGAGCGGCGAGCAACTGCCGCGAATCTGCTGA
- a CDS encoding universal stress protein, with the protein MDLGPSTSRVLHHAVGFSRILGAGLKVVHVGADDSADLRTRVFAECERATPYEASIHEDSVILATGRVSDAIQQAAVQHGATLLVVGSRGYGGIARLLLGSTSEALLGVATAPVLLVPPTDMDIVSMGDRPALTCGAVLAAVDPTEHCARQLKMASEMAGLAAHPLHLLTVTHGRKTDHEASQELRDHAHGLSPVKPRSLIVRRGDVAEEISRCAVTEGAGLVVMGLRERPRGRPGIIASAVLKTGRAFVLAVPC; encoded by the coding sequence GTGGACCTGGGTCCGTCTACCTCGAGGGTTCTGCACCACGCCGTTGGGTTCTCCCGCATACTCGGCGCCGGCCTGAAGGTCGTGCACGTGGGTGCCGACGATTCGGCGGACCTGCGAACCCGTGTCTTTGCCGAATGCGAACGCGCGACGCCGTACGAAGCGTCGATCCACGAAGATTCGGTCATCCTGGCCACGGGCCGGGTGTCTGACGCGATCCAGCAAGCGGCAGTACAGCATGGCGCCACGCTTCTCGTGGTGGGCTCGCGCGGCTACGGTGGCATTGCGCGCCTCCTGCTCGGTTCTACGAGCGAGGCCCTGCTGGGAGTGGCCACCGCGCCGGTCCTGTTGGTGCCACCCACCGACATGGACATCGTCAGCATGGGCGACCGGCCGGCGTTGACCTGCGGTGCGGTGCTCGCGGCCGTGGACCCCACCGAGCACTGCGCTCGTCAATTGAAAATGGCGAGCGAAATGGCAGGGCTGGCGGCTCACCCCCTGCACCTGCTGACGGTGACGCATGGCAGGAAGACCGACCACGAAGCCTCGCAGGAGCTTCGCGACCACGCCCACGGGCTGTCGCCGGTCAAGCCGAGGTCGCTCATCGTGCGCCGCGGCGACGTGGCGGAAGAGATCTCCCGTTGCGCCGTGACCGAGGGCGCCGGCCTGGTGGTGATGGGACTCCGCGAACGGCCTCGCGGCCGCCCCGGCATCATCGCCTCGGCGGTGCTCAAGACCGGCCGCGCGTTCGTGCTCGCTGTTCCCTGCTGA
- a CDS encoding BamA/TamA family outer membrane protein, which produces MKSHTPHYVAVAVSSALALVVTAMPAVASAQDPSSPADPQPVVEGVLPEPGLLTRGIDFATRTMGDGSGEKSGIYPEMGNMITGAGWISGGAGYRQWMGGDRMVFDVSAGMSWRSYKMARARFEFTNLARSRVAIGTEARWQDFTQNSFFGTGAETPETDRSEYRLKSLNLVAYTNVRPVKWLTFGGRGGWLRRPTIDVAGGTFLRDYPATQDLFPNDPVFAVAEQPAYVTGELSVTADTRDHRSHPLRGGLYRSSWTRYWARDLAAFSFQRFEVEGAQFVPMAGSRVTLALHGWLAASDTAEGSVVPFYLMPSLGGNNTLRAYPNYRFHDRHFAVVNVEARLALMTHVDLAVFADAGNVAARMADLNLDKTSFGLGLRLHSVRSTFGRLDVAHGKEGWRILFTTSDPLHASRLSRKTAAIPFVP; this is translated from the coding sequence ATGAAGTCCCACACGCCACACTACGTCGCCGTGGCCGTGTCGAGCGCATTGGCGCTCGTCGTCACGGCCATGCCCGCGGTCGCGTCGGCACAGGATCCGTCGTCGCCCGCTGATCCGCAGCCCGTCGTCGAGGGCGTCTTGCCGGAACCCGGCCTCCTCACCCGCGGCATCGACTTCGCCACCCGGACGATGGGCGACGGGAGCGGGGAGAAGAGCGGCATCTACCCGGAGATGGGCAACATGATCACGGGCGCCGGCTGGATCTCCGGCGGCGCCGGCTATCGCCAGTGGATGGGCGGCGACCGCATGGTGTTCGACGTGTCGGCGGGGATGTCATGGCGGTCCTACAAGATGGCGCGCGCGCGGTTCGAGTTCACCAACCTGGCCCGCAGCCGCGTCGCAATCGGGACGGAAGCCCGTTGGCAGGACTTCACGCAGAACAGTTTCTTCGGCACCGGCGCGGAGACACCGGAGACCGATCGCAGCGAGTACCGGCTGAAGTCGCTCAACCTGGTCGCCTACACCAACGTCCGGCCGGTGAAGTGGCTGACGTTCGGCGGCCGCGGCGGCTGGCTGCGGCGGCCGACCATCGACGTGGCCGGTGGCACCTTCCTGCGCGACTACCCGGCGACGCAGGACCTGTTCCCCAACGACCCGGTGTTCGCGGTCGCCGAGCAGCCCGCGTACGTGACCGGTGAACTGTCGGTGACGGCCGATACGCGCGACCATCGCAGCCACCCGCTGCGCGGCGGGCTGTATCGGAGTTCGTGGACCCGCTACTGGGCCCGCGACCTGGCCGCATTCAGCTTCCAGCGCTTCGAGGTTGAAGGCGCGCAGTTCGTGCCGATGGCCGGCTCGCGCGTCACCCTCGCGTTGCACGGTTGGCTCGCCGCCTCCGATACGGCGGAGGGCAGCGTGGTGCCGTTCTACCTGATGCCGTCGCTGGGCGGAAACAACACGCTCCGGGCCTACCCGAACTACCGCTTCCACGACCGCCACTTCGCGGTGGTCAACGTGGAAGCCCGCCTGGCGTTGATGACGCACGTGGATCTCGCCGTGTTCGCCGACGCCGGCAACGTGGCGGCGCGCATGGCAGACCTCAACCTCGACAAGACGTCGTTTGGCTTGGGCCTGAGGCTGCACTCGGTTCGTTCGACGTTCGGCCGGCTTGACGTGGCGCACGGCAAGGAAGGGTGGCGCATCCTGTTCACCACGAGCGATCCACTGCATGCGTCGCGGCTGTCGCGCAAGACGGCGGCGATTCCGTTCGTCCCCTGA
- a CDS encoding metallophosphoesterase, with translation MRRLVTLLLLLLLAAPVSWVGARQVTLPVDDREAVRFAVIGDNGTGEPPQYEVARQMLQAHATFPFEFVVMLGDNMYGSQTPRDFLNKFESPYGPLIRMKIPFFAVLGNHDEPTNRNYPGFNMGGQRYYSFVRGRARFFMFDTNFMDPKQLDWIKEALRGSPDDWKIAVFHHPIYSDGDRHGPDLQLRVALEPLLVEYGVDVVFSGHEHVYERIKPQKGITYFVAGSSGQLRKGGLTPSAITAAGFDQDRAFLIVSVIGDEMFFQTLSRTGATVDAGVIRRRATS, from the coding sequence ATGCGTCGCCTTGTCACGTTGCTCCTGCTCCTGCTCCTGGCCGCCCCGGTGTCGTGGGTGGGCGCGCGGCAGGTCACCCTGCCCGTGGACGATCGGGAGGCCGTGCGGTTCGCCGTGATTGGCGACAACGGCACGGGCGAGCCGCCGCAGTACGAGGTCGCCCGGCAGATGCTGCAGGCGCATGCGACGTTCCCGTTCGAGTTCGTCGTGATGCTCGGCGACAACATGTATGGGTCGCAAACGCCGCGGGACTTCCTGAACAAGTTCGAGAGCCCGTACGGCCCGTTGATCCGCATGAAGATCCCGTTCTTCGCGGTGCTCGGCAATCACGACGAGCCGACCAATCGCAACTACCCGGGATTCAACATGGGCGGCCAGCGCTACTACAGCTTCGTCAGGGGCCGGGCGCGGTTCTTCATGTTCGACACCAACTTCATGGACCCGAAGCAACTGGACTGGATCAAGGAGGCGCTGCGCGGGTCCCCGGACGATTGGAAGATCGCCGTCTTCCATCACCCGATCTATTCCGACGGCGACCGCCATGGCCCGGACCTGCAGCTGCGCGTCGCGCTCGAGCCGCTTCTGGTCGAATACGGCGTGGACGTCGTGTTCTCGGGCCATGAACACGTCTACGAGCGCATCAAGCCGCAGAAGGGCATCACCTACTTCGTGGCCGGATCGAGCGGCCAGTTGCGAAAGGGCGGACTGACGCCGTCGGCGATCACCGCCGCCGGTTTCGACCAGGACCGGGCGTTCCTGATCGTCTCGGTCATTGGTGACGAGATGTTCTTCCAGACCCTTTCGCGCACCGGCGCCACCGTGGACGCGGGCGTGATTCGCCGCCGGGCGACGTCCTAG
- a CDS encoding Na+/H+ antiporter NhaA encodes MSQPILTVPAMTTTAAQRRTLRRAFRFVLNQFLLLPFGAAIALIWANTEGEGYFRFAGAWTWPVNEIGMAIFLALIAQEVFEAVMPGGALGHWRYWVMPAAGAVGGLLGAAAAFSAVVTLRHEMALAVAWPVGCAIDLAAAYYVLRLIYPRRSSVVGLVLVLAVITDAIVMVVVTLTAPDFRFHPVGGAVLLAALAGAAALRWMKVQSFWPYWIVCGTLSWLSFYWMGIHPALALVPIVPLLPHDPRRRNVFDDRTDNNPIHHAEHEWNGVAQVALFLFGLVNAGVILKHYDTGTWAVLTAALVGRPLGVLGGIGLAAVAGLRLPRHTTWRDMLVMALATTSGFTFALFVTAAILPIGAVLGQITLGALSTVAGIVVTFVVARVLGVGRFAERRKAA; translated from the coding sequence ATGAGCCAGCCCATTCTCACCGTTCCCGCCATGACCACGACGGCCGCCCAACGGCGCACGCTCCGGCGCGCGTTTCGCTTCGTGCTGAACCAGTTTCTGTTGCTGCCGTTCGGCGCCGCCATCGCGCTGATCTGGGCCAACACCGAAGGCGAAGGCTACTTCCGCTTCGCCGGCGCGTGGACCTGGCCCGTCAACGAAATCGGGATGGCCATCTTCCTTGCCTTGATCGCCCAGGAAGTGTTCGAGGCGGTCATGCCCGGCGGCGCCCTCGGCCACTGGCGGTACTGGGTGATGCCGGCGGCCGGCGCCGTGGGCGGGCTGCTCGGCGCGGCGGCCGCGTTCTCCGCCGTCGTCACCCTGCGGCACGAGATGGCCCTGGCCGTGGCATGGCCGGTCGGCTGTGCTATCGACCTGGCGGCCGCCTACTACGTGCTCAGGCTGATCTATCCACGCCGGAGCAGCGTGGTCGGCTTGGTGTTGGTGCTGGCCGTGATCACCGACGCGATCGTGATGGTGGTGGTCACGCTCACCGCACCGGACTTCCGCTTCCACCCGGTGGGGGGCGCTGTGCTGCTGGCGGCGCTGGCCGGAGCCGCGGCGCTGCGCTGGATGAAAGTGCAATCGTTCTGGCCGTACTGGATTGTCTGCGGGACGCTGTCATGGCTCTCGTTCTACTGGATGGGGATCCATCCCGCGCTGGCGCTGGTGCCGATCGTGCCGCTCCTGCCACACGACCCGCGGCGGCGGAACGTGTTCGATGACCGGACCGACAACAACCCGATTCACCACGCCGAACATGAGTGGAACGGTGTCGCGCAGGTCGCGTTGTTCCTGTTCGGGCTGGTCAACGCCGGCGTGATCCTGAAGCACTACGACACCGGCACGTGGGCGGTCCTCACGGCGGCGCTCGTCGGCCGGCCGCTCGGCGTGCTCGGCGGCATCGGGCTGGCGGCGGTCGCCGGCTTGCGGCTGCCGCGCCACACGACCTGGCGCGACATGCTGGTGATGGCGCTGGCCACGACCAGTGGCTTCACGTTCGCGCTGTTTGTCACCGCGGCGATCCTGCCGATTGGCGCCGTGCTTGGGCAGATCACGCTCGGCGCGCTCTCGACGGTGGCAGGCATCGTGGTCACGTTTGTGGTGGCCCGGGTGCTGGGTGTCGGGAGGTTTGCGGAACGGAGAAAGGCCGCCTGA